A stretch of Gymnodinialimonas phycosphaerae DNA encodes these proteins:
- a CDS encoding VOC family protein produces the protein MSGPCTDIAHLGQVEMLTDRFEESLDFFTRVYGLKVSALAGDSAYLRAWDDYEFATLNLTASHTTGVAHIGYRATSPEALERRVAAIEASVYKVHGWTDGDQSHGRAFRFEDPFGHVFEIYYDTVRYQADAAGRPTLKNTASAFTGAAPRRIDHVNLLAPDVAEFRTFMETCLGSRVTEYIQLDNGRTGGAWFTINNKTYDLACTEDHSGGTARLHHLTYATDQREDILRAADIFLQNGVHIETGPHKHAIQGTFFLYVWEPAGNRVELANSGARLILAPDWEPVCWTEADRKKGQAWGLKTIETFHTHGTPPAAKKE, from the coding sequence ATGAGCGGGCCGTGCACGGATATAGCCCATTTGGGCCAGGTGGAGATGTTGACGGATCGCTTTGAGGAAAGCCTGGACTTTTTCACGCGTGTCTATGGGTTGAAGGTGTCAGCGTTGGCGGGCGACAGTGCCTATCTGCGCGCGTGGGACGATTATGAGTTCGCCACTTTGAATCTGACCGCCTCGCACACAACCGGCGTGGCGCACATCGGCTACCGCGCCACCTCGCCCGAAGCGCTGGAGCGGCGGGTAGCGGCGATTGAGGCCAGCGTTTACAAAGTGCATGGCTGGACCGACGGCGACCAAAGCCACGGGCGCGCGTTCCGCTTTGAAGACCCGTTCGGCCATGTGTTTGAGATTTACTACGACACAGTGCGCTACCAAGCGGACGCCGCCGGCCGCCCTACCCTGAAAAATACTGCCTCAGCCTTCACTGGTGCCGCCCCAAGGCGGATCGATCACGTTAACCTTTTGGCCCCCGATGTCGCGGAGTTTCGTACGTTCATGGAGACGTGCTTGGGCAGTCGCGTGACCGAATATATCCAACTCGACAATGGTCGCACTGGCGGCGCTTGGTTCACGATCAACAACAAGACCTACGATCTGGCCTGCACGGAAGATCACTCGGGTGGCACGGCGCGATTGCACCACCTGACCTATGCCACGGACCAACGCGAGGACATCCTGCGCGCGGCCGATATCTTCCTGCAAAACGGTGTGCATATTGAGACAGGCCCCCACAAACACGCGATCCAGGGCACGTTTTTTCTGTATGTGTGGGAGCCTGCGGGCAACCGGGTGGAGCTGGCAAATTCAGGCGCGCGTCTGATCCTTGCGCCTGATTGGGAGCCCGTGTGCTGGACCGAGGCGGACCGCAAAAAGGGCCAGGCGTGGGGGTTGAAGACGATCGAGACATTTCACACCCACGGCACGCCGCCCGCCGCCAAGAAGGAGTGA
- a CDS encoding PIG-L deacetylase family protein, translating to MSFGERGESAKLWKEGKTLDEVKSIRRAEAEAAADALGAAHLECFDLGDYPLELDRDDKGKLVDLIRKVQPSFMMSHSQYDPNNTDHMYLTQVALEVRMIAQAWGHNPGEKVLGAPQLYLFEPHQTEQMGWKPDTFLDITPVWDKKRAAMEHMQGQVHLWDYYTRVAQQRANHFKRNSGGMSGGRDCKYAEGFQSIFPRTVDKL from the coding sequence ATGTCTTTTGGTGAACGGGGCGAAAGCGCCAAACTATGGAAAGAAGGCAAGACACTGGATGAGGTAAAATCCATCCGCCGGGCCGAGGCGGAAGCCGCCGCAGATGCTCTTGGGGCAGCGCATCTGGAGTGCTTTGATCTGGGTGACTATCCGCTGGAACTGGACCGGGACGACAAGGGCAAACTCGTCGATCTGATCCGCAAGGTGCAGCCATCGTTCATGATGAGCCACAGCCAATACGATCCCAATAACACGGACCACATGTATTTGACGCAAGTCGCGCTGGAGGTCCGGATGATCGCACAAGCCTGGGGTCACAACCCCGGCGAGAAGGTCCTTGGTGCGCCGCAACTCTACCTATTTGAGCCGCACCAGACCGAGCAGATGGGCTGGAAGCCCGATACTTTCCTCGATATCACGCCCGTCTGGGACAAGAAGCGTGCCGCCATGGAACACATGCAAGGCCAAGTTCATTTGTGGGACTACTACACGCGTGTCGCGCAACAGCGTGCGAACCATTTCAAGCGCAACTCTGGTGGCATGTCTGGCGGGCGGGATTGCAAATATGCCGAAGGCTTCCAGTCGATCTTCCCGCGCACGGTGGATAAGTTATGA
- a CDS encoding flotillin family protein codes for MTALAWIIIILVALAIIIALAATFYQRATNEVALVRTGLGGRRVVIDGGVLAIPYFHEINRVNMQTLRMDVARSGESSLITKDRLRVDVGAEFYASVTPNDDAVTRAAQTLGKRVFQPDQLKGLIDGMMIDALRSVAAQMTMDELHENRSDFVRQVRDALTETLANYGLQLDSVSLTALDQTPFAALDENNAFNAVGMRKLAEVIAKSKKERAEIEGDSQVSVARAAMEAERRKLEINLDQRRAEIAQTQEIETLIAAQMSEIAARKADSERAAAHSRIQMEQDIASADIAKEQVLRQAEIAQALALEVAEQDRAISFAAKSQEESRAHADADTARIEAVTAAEAVQTARQMAEAERRKALALIAAQEQAEAAAARAAITAASDKATAADKTAAKREEAEAMKAMRMAEVEANRAQIDAENARSEAQVEMELELARLKAMPLVVAEMVKPAEKIDGISINHFTGMGRTEDGQSTSPVNQTVDAILDMAVSLPAMQKLGDAVGVNLEKTMSPKRGKYK; via the coding sequence ATGACCGCACTGGCTTGGATTATCATCATTCTGGTCGCTTTGGCGATCATCATCGCACTGGCCGCAACCTTCTATCAGCGCGCCACGAACGAAGTCGCTTTGGTGCGCACTGGCTTGGGCGGCAGGCGCGTTGTGATCGATGGCGGGGTCTTGGCGATCCCGTATTTCCACGAGATCAACCGGGTGAATATGCAAACCCTGCGCATGGATGTCGCGCGATCGGGCGAGTCATCCCTGATCACCAAGGATCGCCTCCGGGTGGATGTGGGCGCAGAGTTCTATGCCAGCGTCACGCCCAATGACGACGCTGTTACCCGGGCCGCCCAAACCCTTGGCAAACGGGTGTTTCAACCCGACCAACTCAAGGGATTGATTGACGGCATGATGATCGACGCGTTGCGGTCAGTGGCGGCGCAAATGACCATGGATGAATTGCACGAAAACCGCTCTGACTTCGTGCGGCAAGTGCGCGATGCATTGACCGAGACACTTGCCAACTACGGCCTGCAACTCGACAGCGTGTCGCTTACCGCGTTGGACCAGACGCCTTTCGCGGCGTTGGATGAAAACAACGCCTTCAACGCGGTCGGCATGCGCAAATTGGCTGAGGTCATCGCCAAATCCAAAAAGGAACGCGCCGAGATTGAGGGAGATAGTCAGGTCTCCGTCGCCCGCGCCGCGATGGAGGCGGAGCGCCGCAAGCTGGAGATTAACCTTGACCAGCGTCGGGCCGAAATCGCCCAGACACAGGAGATTGAGACGCTGATCGCAGCGCAGATGTCCGAGATTGCTGCGCGGAAGGCCGATAGCGAACGCGCTGCCGCCCACTCACGAATCCAAATGGAACAGGACATCGCCAGTGCAGATATCGCTAAGGAGCAGGTGTTGCGACAAGCTGAGATTGCGCAGGCGCTCGCCTTGGAAGTGGCTGAGCAAGACCGAGCAATATCCTTTGCCGCCAAATCGCAAGAAGAAAGTCGCGCTCATGCGGACGCCGATACCGCGCGGATCGAGGCGGTGACCGCAGCAGAAGCCGTCCAGACCGCCCGCCAAATGGCGGAGGCGGAACGACGTAAGGCGCTGGCCCTGATCGCAGCACAGGAACAAGCCGAAGCCGCCGCAGCGCGCGCCGCCATCACGGCCGCCAGCGACAAGGCAACGGCCGCTGACAAGACCGCCGCAAAGCGCGAAGAGGCCGAGGCGATGAAGGCTATGCGTATGGCGGAAGTCGAAGCCAACCGCGCCCAAATTGACGCAGAAAATGCGCGCTCAGAGGCCCAGGTGGAGATGGAGTTGGAGCTGGCACGCCTGAAGGCGATGCCGCTCGTGGTTGCGGAAATGGTGAAACCTGCGGAGAAGATCGATGGCATCTCCATCAATCATTTCACTGGAATGGGTCGCACCGAGGACGGTCAATCCACCTCTCCGGTCAACCAGACTGTTGATGCAATTCTTGACATGGCTGTGTCGCTTCCGGCGATGCAGAAGTTGGGGGATGCCGTCGGCGTAAATCTCGAGAAGACGATGTCTCCCAAGCGCGGCAAGTATAAATAG
- a CDS encoding coniferyl-alcohol dehydrogenase produces MGWERAQILEGKTILVTGSASGIGLETARVCTAMGARVLGVDLTKRFDHVEEFYRADLSDGATIDALIDVLPKGIDGIANIAGLPPTAPADKVLAVNLFGLKHLTLGLIPKLNDSASIVNLASLAGFGWQGSIPAIRASETVHVDGAARFAAEHQITNEGGRSYFFSKEALVTWTMQNRWTWRDRGIRMNSLSPGPVDTPILGDFLETLGARAEEDARVMDRPGTPADLAPIIAFLLSDMTAWIRGTNIPADGGMSSNILCEMHGLSS; encoded by the coding sequence ATGGGCTGGGAACGGGCACAGATCCTTGAGGGGAAGACCATCCTCGTCACCGGGTCAGCCTCGGGCATCGGGCTGGAAACCGCGCGGGTCTGCACCGCTATGGGTGCGCGCGTGTTGGGCGTAGATCTGACAAAGCGCTTTGACCACGTGGAAGAATTCTACCGCGCCGATCTATCGGACGGCGCCACAATCGACGCGCTGATCGATGTCCTGCCCAAGGGGATCGACGGCATCGCGAATATCGCGGGCCTGCCACCGACCGCACCTGCAGATAAGGTGCTGGCCGTGAACCTGTTCGGGCTGAAACACCTGACGCTTGGACTGATCCCCAAGCTGAATGACAGCGCCAGCATCGTGAACTTGGCGTCCTTGGCAGGCTTCGGCTGGCAAGGCTCCATCCCTGCAATCCGCGCCAGTGAAACCGTGCATGTCGACGGTGCCGCGCGCTTTGCAGCAGAACATCAGATCACCAATGAGGGCGGGCGGAGTTACTTCTTCTCCAAGGAAGCGCTTGTCACCTGGACGATGCAAAATCGCTGGACTTGGCGGGATCGCGGTATCCGGATGAACAGTCTTAGCCCCGGCCCGGTCGATACGCCGATCCTTGGCGACTTCCTTGAAACGCTCGGCGCGCGCGCAGAAGAAGACGCGCGCGTCATGGATCGCCCCGGCACGCCTGCCGACCTCGCCCCTATCATCGCATTTTTGCTGTCAGACATGACCGCATGGATTCGCGGCACGAATATTCCCGCCGACGGCGGCATGTCATCCAACATCCTGTGCGAAATGCACGGGCTGTCATCTTGA
- a CDS encoding aldehyde dehydrogenase family protein has product MLDSPSNSAHIKGMFIGGDWVPGTRTFEDINPSTGAVWAHIPDGGRSETRAAIDAAQAAFPAWAALHFQERAMMLLRAADIWDRRKMDFVAAAQAEGGGWFGKGMFEAGYVPEVFRAAAAMCYNAIGEMLPSSHGKVSMVERVPMGVVSVISPWNMPGILTARGFAFPLAAGNTIVLKPSEDTPYAGGLLFAEIMEEAGIPKGVFNVITCSRDRVSEMGDEMVENPQVKGISFTGSTPVGRQIAAKAGAHLKKACVELGGKDSLIVLEDADMDRATSAASFGAFMHQGQICMSVEKVLVQESIYTDFLRQFVARAAKLKNGDTADKDNVIGPLINDRQVERVKFHIEDALAKGAEAVLGGRVWDRFVEPTILTNVTPDMAVWRDETFGPVAVVVPFKTDAEAIALNNDTEYGLSSGIITADENRALEMSRKLETGMCHVNCSSVNDEPHVPFGGSKASGVGKHGGKWSMETFTETRWITLDRGHRPFPPVF; this is encoded by the coding sequence ATGTTAGACAGCCCAAGCAATTCCGCCCATATCAAGGGCATGTTCATCGGCGGTGACTGGGTTCCCGGCACCCGCACCTTTGAGGATATCAACCCTTCCACAGGGGCGGTTTGGGCCCATATCCCCGATGGGGGGCGCAGTGAAACACGCGCCGCCATCGACGCCGCGCAGGCCGCGTTCCCCGCTTGGGCCGCGCTGCATTTTCAAGAGCGCGCGATGATGTTGCTCAGGGCCGCCGACATCTGGGACCGACGGAAGATGGATTTCGTCGCTGCCGCCCAGGCGGAGGGTGGCGGCTGGTTTGGCAAAGGCATGTTCGAGGCGGGCTATGTGCCCGAAGTGTTCCGGGCAGCTGCTGCAATGTGCTACAATGCGATTGGCGAAATGCTGCCGTCGTCCCATGGCAAGGTTTCAATGGTGGAACGGGTGCCGATGGGGGTGGTCTCAGTGATCAGCCCCTGGAACATGCCCGGCATTTTGACCGCGCGTGGCTTCGCCTTTCCCCTGGCGGCAGGCAATACGATTGTCCTTAAACCATCTGAGGATACGCCCTATGCGGGCGGTTTGTTATTTGCCGAAATCATGGAAGAGGCGGGCATCCCCAAGGGCGTGTTCAACGTCATCACGTGCTCGCGTGACCGCGTATCGGAGATGGGTGACGAGATGGTCGAGAACCCGCAGGTTAAAGGCATCTCGTTTACCGGATCAACGCCCGTAGGTCGCCAAATTGCGGCCAAGGCTGGCGCGCACCTTAAGAAGGCCTGCGTGGAATTGGGCGGCAAGGACAGCCTGATCGTGCTGGAGGATGCGGATATGGACCGCGCCACATCCGCCGCCAGTTTCGGCGCGTTCATGCATCAGGGCCAGATCTGCATGTCAGTCGAAAAAGTACTGGTGCAAGAGAGCATTTACACCGATTTCTTGCGCCAATTCGTAGCCCGCGCGGCCAAACTGAAAAACGGCGACACCGCCGACAAGGACAATGTCATTGGCCCGCTGATCAATGACCGCCAGGTGGAGCGTGTGAAGTTTCACATCGAAGATGCACTGGCCAAGGGGGCCGAGGCCGTGCTGGGTGGCCGCGTCTGGGACCGTTTCGTTGAGCCTACGATCCTGACCAACGTAACGCCCGATATGGCCGTGTGGCGGGATGAGACCTTTGGGCCGGTGGCCGTCGTCGTGCCCTTCAAGACGGACGCAGAAGCCATCGCGCTGAACAATGACACCGAATATGGGCTGAGCTCCGGGATTATCACGGCGGACGAGAACCGCGCGCTGGAGATGTCCCGAAAGTTGGAGACGGGCATGTGCCACGTCAATTGTTCCTCCGTGAACGATGAGCCGCACGTGCCGTTTGGCGGGTCCAAAGCGTCTGGCGTCGGCAAGCACGGAGGGAAATGGTCGATGGAAACCTTTACCGAGACGCGCTGGATCACGCTTGATCGCGGCCATCGTCCGTTTCCGCCGGTGTTTTGA
- a CDS encoding ABC transporter ATP-binding protein, producing MLELHDVTVRYGQHRALEGASVHVAKGEIVVILGANGAGKSTLLKAASGICEGVVEGSVRLDGTDLTRLAPNKIVDEGLALVPEGRGVFADLTVRENLTLGAYSARARHEEQVTLDRVYSLFPKLRERARQIVRTMSGGEQQMVAIGRAMMSNPTILTLDEPSLGLSPLLSKELFHNLAKVRDLGIGVLMVEQNAKQSLGIADRGYLIENAHVVHEDTADNLMKDPAVQAAYLGAGSDAPASVAEPDMPETVVEAFAIKPRSQQTQSADAILGRSVADMVAAASQQSVTATAVKRPTTSVPSQVPTDRLAGAMAEIERAAKAARNRPRTAAPTRSSQAPAPAAPHPSAPQDKPTPVIEVYRAPRVEVYRRQPDGAGFERT from the coding sequence ATGCTTGAGTTGCACGATGTCACCGTCCGCTATGGCCAGCACCGCGCGCTGGAGGGGGCCTCCGTCCATGTGGCGAAGGGTGAAATCGTGGTTATTCTTGGCGCGAACGGCGCGGGAAAGTCGACGCTTCTGAAGGCCGCCAGCGGGATTTGCGAAGGGGTTGTCGAGGGCAGTGTCCGACTGGATGGGACCGACCTGACGCGGCTTGCGCCCAACAAGATCGTGGATGAAGGGCTTGCGCTGGTGCCAGAGGGGCGCGGGGTGTTTGCCGATCTGACCGTGCGAGAGAACCTGACATTGGGCGCCTATTCCGCGCGCGCGCGCCATGAAGAGCAGGTGACGTTGGACCGGGTGTATTCCCTCTTTCCCAAGCTGCGCGAACGCGCCAGACAAATCGTGAGAACGATGTCTGGGGGCGAGCAGCAGATGGTCGCCATCGGGCGCGCCATGATGTCAAACCCTACGATCCTGACGCTGGATGAGCCGTCGCTTGGTCTGTCGCCGCTCTTGTCGAAGGAGTTGTTCCATAACCTCGCAAAGGTGCGCGACCTTGGGATCGGCGTGTTGATGGTGGAGCAGAACGCCAAGCAATCGCTTGGCATCGCGGACCGGGGCTATCTGATCGAGAACGCCCATGTCGTGCACGAAGACACCGCGGACAACCTGATGAAGGACCCGGCGGTCCAGGCGGCCTATCTTGGTGCGGGCAGTGACGCCCCTGCTTCGGTGGCAGAACCTGATATGCCGGAGACGGTGGTTGAGGCCTTCGCGATCAAGCCGCGCAGTCAGCAAACGCAATCAGCGGACGCGATCCTCGGTCGCTCCGTCGCCGACATGGTGGCCGCCGCAAGCCAACAAAGCGTGACAGCGACGGCGGTGAAACGCCCAACAACAAGCGTGCCAAGCCAGGTGCCAACAGACCGCCTCGCGGGCGCGATGGCCGAGATTGAGCGTGCAGCAAAGGCGGCCCGCAATCGACCCCGAACCGCCGCACCTACGCGCAGTTCGCAGGCCCCTGCCCCCGCGGCACCGCACCCGAGCGCGCCGCAGGACAAACCAACGCCTGTGATCGAAGTCTACCGCGCGCCGCGCGTCGAAGTGTATCGCCGACAGCCAGACGGCGCCGGCTTTGAGAGGACCTGA
- a CDS encoding ABC transporter ATP-binding protein, whose amino-acid sequence MTQTVLSLSNVTKRFGGLIAVNAMDFDVAEHEVLGLLGPNGSGKSTTLNLISGALPLSGGHVSLWGNRISGLPAQTITRKGVSRTFQLVRLLPSMNVRDNVVAGAVFGHRRRWGREAIDHADMLLEKVGLGGKGDMPIGQLTYIDTKRVELARTLASDPKVLLLDEWLAGLNPTELQIGISLIRSLRDEGRTVILVEHVMDAIRSLCDRCVVMAAGAKIAQGTPTEVLSDREVIRAYLGDDDA is encoded by the coding sequence ATGACGCAGACTGTCTTGTCATTAAGCAATGTGACCAAGCGTTTTGGTGGCCTGATTGCCGTGAATGCGATGGATTTTGATGTGGCCGAGCATGAAGTTCTGGGGCTTCTCGGGCCTAACGGTTCGGGCAAATCAACGACGCTCAACCTGATCTCGGGTGCCCTGCCCTTGAGTGGCGGACATGTCAGTTTGTGGGGCAACCGGATTTCGGGCCTGCCCGCGCAGACCATCACCCGCAAAGGCGTCAGCCGGACGTTTCAATTGGTCCGCCTGCTTCCGTCCATGAACGTGCGTGACAACGTGGTGGCGGGCGCGGTTTTTGGCCATCGCCGCCGCTGGGGGCGCGAGGCGATCGATCATGCGGATATGTTGCTGGAAAAGGTCGGCCTTGGTGGCAAGGGCGACATGCCGATTGGGCAACTGACCTATATCGATACCAAGCGGGTCGAATTGGCGCGCACCTTGGCGAGTGATCCAAAAGTGCTGTTGCTGGATGAATGGCTTGCGGGTCTGAACCCCACGGAATTGCAGATCGGCATCAGCCTGATCCGGTCTTTGCGGGACGAGGGGCGGACGGTCATTCTGGTGGAACATGTGATGGATGCGATCCGATCACTTTGCGACCGGTGCGTGGTCATGGCGGCGGGCGCGAAGATCGCGCAGGGCACGCCGACGGAAGTGTTGTCAGACCGCGAAGTGATCCGTGCCTATCTGGGAGACGACGATGCTTGA
- a CDS encoding branched-chain amino acid ABC transporter permease → MSLTSVDIRTLVLAGLALAICAGLPLIDQGYWLGLGVTVIMFTVLATSWALFSGPTHYISLATAAFFGVGTYVTGLGFDTLPFWSLVGIAGIIGAVLAALVGLATLRLSGVYFVIFTLGLAELVRQVITWVQNSTGARGLYVLMDLDEADIYWWLLGLAAAVFLTGWLVGRSRLGFALRIIGDDETVAAHSGINTARAKVLLFMVPGAVAAMTGAILAPRYVYIEPSLAFAPILSFQVVIMGLLGGASRLWGPLLGVIPFTILLETVSSNFPNQTTLVIGIAFLVIVYVLPGGFVGLMDRVTARINQQGGS, encoded by the coding sequence GTGAGCCTGACTTCAGTCGATATCCGTACCCTTGTACTGGCTGGATTGGCACTGGCCATTTGCGCCGGTTTGCCCCTGATTGATCAGGGCTATTGGCTAGGCCTAGGCGTCACGGTCATTATGTTCACCGTATTGGCCACATCCTGGGCCCTGTTTTCAGGGCCGACGCATTACATCAGCCTCGCGACTGCGGCATTCTTCGGGGTTGGCACCTATGTCACTGGATTGGGGTTCGATACGCTGCCGTTCTGGTCACTGGTGGGCATTGCAGGGATCATCGGGGCGGTATTGGCGGCCCTTGTGGGGCTCGCGACACTGCGCCTGTCGGGAGTCTACTTCGTGATTTTCACGCTGGGTCTGGCCGAGTTGGTGCGGCAGGTGATCACATGGGTTCAGAACTCCACCGGCGCACGCGGGCTCTATGTCCTGATGGATCTGGATGAGGCCGATATCTACTGGTGGTTGCTGGGTCTGGCTGCCGCGGTCTTCCTGACCGGTTGGCTGGTGGGTCGATCCCGCCTTGGGTTCGCGCTGCGTATCATTGGCGATGATGAAACGGTTGCCGCCCATTCCGGCATCAACACGGCGCGCGCCAAAGTGCTGTTGTTCATGGTGCCCGGTGCCGTCGCCGCAATGACCGGCGCGATCCTTGCGCCGCGCTATGTCTATATCGAGCCGTCGCTGGCCTTCGCCCCCATCCTGTCTTTTCAGGTGGTCATCATGGGGCTTCTGGGCGGGGCCTCGCGCCTCTGGGGGCCACTGTTAGGTGTGATCCCGTTCACCATCCTTTTGGAGACCGTCTCGTCTAACTTCCCGAACCAGACGACACTGGTGATCGGCATCGCGTTTCTGGTCATCGTCTATGTCCTGCCCGGCGGGTTCGTCGGCCTCATGGATCGCGTCACAGCGCGGATCAACCAACAGGGAGGGTCGTAG
- a CDS encoding branched-chain amino acid ABC transporter permease: protein MEILITGLLLGGTYALIAMGLNLQYGVARIMNLANGEILVAGGYVAFIAYTAAQLSPLLTIFIVAPLAFGINWLIYRIMLQPLVTRAKNRGQLETDSILATFGLSFIGVGLMLSFFGGDYFSYSFMAVPVELLGNSYGANRAISFAMAVVICGALYIWLNRSRAGLSIRAIATAPASARLVGIDVKRLSALAFALGGAVTAVGGALISTYLTLDASTGVVFTLKALIIVIMGGVGDVRGTIVAALLLGVLETTVATLIDPGLTLAAAYVMFLGILLFRPQGLFGKKTT from the coding sequence GTGGAAATTCTGATAACAGGTCTTTTGCTTGGCGGCACCTACGCACTGATCGCGATGGGGCTGAACCTGCAATATGGCGTGGCGCGGATCATGAACCTCGCCAATGGCGAGATTCTGGTGGCGGGCGGCTATGTGGCCTTCATCGCCTATACCGCCGCGCAGTTAAGCCCGCTTCTGACCATCTTCATCGTGGCCCCGCTGGCATTCGGAATAAACTGGCTGATCTACCGCATCATGCTGCAACCGCTGGTCACACGTGCCAAGAACCGCGGCCAGCTGGAGACCGATAGTATCCTTGCCACCTTCGGGCTGTCTTTCATCGGCGTGGGCCTGATGCTCAGCTTTTTCGGCGGTGATTACTTTTCTTACAGCTTCATGGCGGTCCCGGTCGAACTTTTGGGCAATTCCTATGGCGCGAACCGGGCGATTTCCTTCGCCATGGCCGTGGTGATCTGCGGCGCGCTTTATATCTGGCTCAACCGCTCCCGCGCGGGCCTGTCGATCCGTGCGATTGCAACGGCCCCGGCGTCTGCACGGCTGGTGGGCATCGACGTCAAGCGCTTGTCGGCACTGGCCTTTGCCCTTGGTGGCGCGGTGACGGCGGTGGGCGGTGCGTTGATCTCCACCTACCTGACCTTGGACGCCTCCACCGGCGTCGTATTCACGCTAAAGGCGCTGATCATCGTTATCATGGGCGGGGTCGGTGACGTGCGCGGCACGATCGTCGCAGCGCTTCTACTGGGAGTGCTGGAGACAACCGTGGCGACGCTGATTGATCCCGGTCTCACCCTTGCAGCGGCCTACGTCATGTTCCTCGGCATCTTGTTGTTCCGCCCACAGGGCCTGTTCGGAAAGAAGACAACGTGA
- a CDS encoding amino acid ABC transporter substrate-binding protein, producing the protein MNRRPFLKLTSAIAIAAALTGTAAAADTIRIGAVAPRTGPLAGGATVTQWPSIELWVHQVNEAGGLNVDGEMMLIELIEYDDQTNPGETIRAVQRLATQDNAHFIIAPYGTGLNLAAAPLFDRYGYPQIAVSAITDQQGALAEQFPNMFFTLGTTTALASDLVDVLEGMRDAGDLGNRVAMVNVADAFGIELATAARPLFEEAGFEIVYDTSYPLGTQDLSPVINGAAAAEPDAFVAWSYPPDTFGLTEQAMIAGLDVDAFYTAVATPFPGYGARFGPAAEGVLGAGGVNPDSEAFQAYAAAHLEVTGAEPDYWASATTYASLEILAQSIEAVGLDRAEVSDYLREATFETILGPISFDENNSNAAFWTVGQWQGGVFRGVASRDRDGAVPVILKDGWE; encoded by the coding sequence ATGAACCGCAGACCATTTTTGAAGCTGACAAGTGCCATCGCAATCGCGGCGGCCCTGACAGGCACAGCCGCCGCCGCCGATACGATCCGAATTGGCGCTGTAGCGCCGCGTACCGGTCCACTTGCCGGTGGCGCGACCGTGACCCAATGGCCCTCGATCGAGTTGTGGGTCCATCAAGTGAACGAGGCCGGCGGCCTCAATGTCGATGGCGAGATGATGCTGATCGAGCTGATCGAATATGACGACCAAACCAACCCCGGCGAGACGATCCGCGCCGTGCAGCGTCTGGCAACCCAAGACAATGCCCACTTCATCATCGCACCCTACGGCACAGGTCTGAACCTTGCCGCAGCGCCGTTGTTTGATCGCTACGGCTATCCACAGATCGCGGTTTCGGCCATCACCGACCAGCAAGGCGCATTGGCCGAGCAATTTCCAAACATGTTCTTCACATTGGGCACCACGACGGCCCTCGCATCGGACCTTGTGGATGTGTTGGAAGGCATGCGGGACGCGGGTGATCTGGGCAACCGGGTGGCGATGGTGAACGTGGCGGATGCTTTTGGGATTGAGCTTGCCACCGCAGCTCGCCCCCTGTTTGAAGAGGCCGGGTTCGAGATTGTCTATGACACCTCCTATCCCCTTGGAACACAGGACCTTTCCCCGGTCATCAACGGAGCGGCCGCGGCGGAACCTGATGCGTTCGTCGCGTGGTCCTATCCACCCGACACATTCGGTTTGACCGAGCAGGCGATGATCGCAGGGTTGGATGTCGACGCCTTCTACACCGCCGTGGCCACCCCCTTCCCCGGCTATGGCGCACGCTTCGGTCCGGCGGCTGAAGGGGTTCTGGGCGCGGGCGGTGTGAACCCCGACAGCGAAGCATTCCAAGCCTATGCGGCAGCGCATCTGGAAGTCACGGGGGCCGAGCCTGACTACTGGGCATCGGCCACCACCTACGCTTCGCTTGAGATCCTGGCACAGTCGATTGAGGCCGTCGGCCTCGACCGGGCGGAGGTGTCTGACTACCTGCGCGAAGCCACGTTCGAGACCATTCTTGGCCCGATCAGCTTTGATGAGAACAACTCCAACGCGGCCTTCTGGACCGTAGGTCAATGGCAAGGCGGTGTGTTTCGCGGTGTCGCATCACGCGACCGTGACGGGGCTGTTCCGGTCATCCTGAAAGATGGCTGGGAGTAA